The following are encoded together in the Flavihumibacter fluvii genome:
- a CDS encoding sugar phosphate isomerase/epimerase family protein: MAIPVKFGISTWIWTSPFQTADIRALFEKTAAMGFEAIEIAIEDPALIDPIAVQSAMQEFNLQVITCGAFGPSRDLTNEDTAVHDNCFRYIENCFDFCLAWNAGFLAGPMYSAVGKARMVPPEQRKQEWQLAVKNLRTVCGMAASKNLQIALEPLNRFESDLVNTAADVVQLVNDINHPAAKIMLDGFHMNIEEPDMESAIITAGKHLVHFQISENYRGIPGTGQTNWKAIRNGLETIGYSGVVSIESFTPKNQELAGAVCIWRPFAESQDTFARAGLAFLQQWAG, from the coding sequence ATGGCAATACCGGTAAAATTTGGCATCAGCACCTGGATATGGACCTCCCCTTTTCAGACCGCTGACATCAGGGCGTTATTCGAAAAAACAGCAGCCATGGGATTCGAAGCTATTGAAATTGCCATTGAAGACCCTGCATTAATTGACCCTATTGCCGTACAATCTGCCATGCAGGAATTCAACCTGCAGGTGATCACGTGTGGTGCATTTGGTCCATCCCGTGACCTGACCAATGAAGACACAGCCGTCCATGATAATTGTTTCAGATACATAGAAAACTGCTTTGATTTTTGTTTGGCCTGGAACGCTGGATTCCTCGCCGGGCCGATGTATTCTGCAGTTGGAAAAGCCAGGATGGTGCCACCTGAGCAGCGAAAGCAGGAATGGCAACTCGCTGTAAAAAACCTGCGGACAGTTTGCGGAATGGCGGCTTCCAAAAATTTACAGATAGCCCTGGAGCCTTTAAACAGGTTTGAGTCAGACCTTGTGAATACCGCGGCAGATGTCGTACAACTCGTCAACGATATCAATCATCCGGCAGCCAAAATTATGCTGGATGGGTTCCATATGAATATTGAAGAACCCGATATGGAGAGCGCTATCATTACCGCAGGAAAACACCTGGTTCATTTCCAGATTTCAGAAAATTACCGGGGTATACCTGGAACCGGCCAAACCAACTGGAAAGCGATAAGAAATGGATTGGAAACGATCGGCTATTCAGGTGTGGTATCGATAGAAAGCTTTACGCCTAAAAACCAGGAACTGGCTGGTGCGGTTTGCATCTGGCGCCCGTTTGCAGAGAGCCAGGATACATTTGCCAGAGCTGGCCTTGCGTTTCTGCAACAATGGGCTGGATGA
- a CDS encoding PVC-type heme-binding CxxCH protein, whose amino-acid sequence MHKKYSWVFLVFVLLQLLVPGCKHAVDDRPRRIEILFLGHNSEHHNSGVFASILAREYFKEGINITYSTTPDDLNTENLSKYDGLILYANYDSIQPAQEKALLNFVTSGKGFIPLHCASYCFRNSPEVIELIGGQFLSHKVDSFYAVVTDTSHPVMKNVPVFKTTDETYVHHQLSKSIKVLTERVEGTHHEPYTWVREYGDGRVFYTAYGHDEASFNNPGVQQLIKNGILWAVGDKARNRLTALKMPTPVYTDAVIPNYEQRNPPPQLQAALSPAESMLLTQVPVDFELKLFAAEPDIINPIYMNWDEKGRLWVIETVDYPNTVLEDKQKGDDRIKILEDTDGDGKADKITLFADKLNIPTSFTFHKNGIIVSQAPYFISLQDLNGDDKADQRDTIMTGWGVFDTHAGPSNLRYGFDNTIWGTVGYSGFKGKVGNDSMEFSMGLYHFQQDGQQLEFLSTTSNNTWGLGFSEEFDVFISTANNTHSGFYGLPKKVLDLALDKKTGIDKIDNHYAMHVVTKNLRQVDVFGGFTAAAGHNLYTARNFPREYWNRVAFVCEPTGRLIHQHVLEKNGAGFKEKGDGWNILASADEWMGPIQAEVGPDGALWVADWYNFIIQHNPTPPGFGNGKGNAHINPLRDHDRGRIYRIVYKNAKPSNLTSLDKKDSKALVKALSDDNMFWRMHAQRLLVEAGNTTVLPALYKIVKDESLDEAGINAPAIHALWTMHGLHAMNGDNQQALDVALKALQHPAAGVRKAAIQVLPGNAALTGQLKTAGVFKDKDLRVRLAALLALSGFPESVEKTDIIADMARQPDNINDRWIKEALEILSPTTIVEPAITAAAEPNAKFDQLIRLKVVKEAMKYDQQKFSVKAGSTIKIELQNPDFMQHNLLVLQPGTIDKVGAAADELAKSPAGITQQYVPKMPEVLASTPLINPGGTYAFILKVPGTPGDYPYICSFPGHWRIMKGIMQVIK is encoded by the coding sequence ATGCATAAAAAATACAGCTGGGTCTTCCTGGTTTTTGTTCTCCTGCAACTGTTAGTGCCTGGATGTAAACATGCCGTGGATGATCGTCCCAGGCGAATAGAAATCCTGTTCCTGGGACATAACAGTGAACACCACAATTCAGGTGTATTTGCATCGATACTGGCCAGGGAATATTTTAAGGAGGGCATCAACATTACCTATAGCACAACGCCCGATGACCTGAACACAGAAAATCTAAGTAAGTACGACGGACTCATCCTTTATGCCAACTATGATTCCATACAACCCGCACAGGAAAAAGCTCTGCTGAATTTCGTTACATCAGGGAAAGGCTTTATCCCTTTGCATTGCGCATCGTATTGCTTCAGGAATTCACCTGAAGTAATAGAACTCATCGGCGGCCAGTTCCTGTCACACAAGGTAGATTCCTTTTATGCTGTGGTCACTGACACTTCGCATCCGGTGATGAAAAATGTTCCGGTATTTAAAACCACAGACGAAACCTATGTGCACCATCAACTCAGCAAATCCATTAAAGTACTCACTGAAAGAGTGGAAGGTACACACCATGAACCTTATACCTGGGTGCGGGAGTATGGTGACGGCCGCGTATTTTATACAGCCTATGGCCACGATGAAGCAAGTTTCAATAACCCGGGCGTTCAGCAACTCATCAAAAACGGTATCCTTTGGGCAGTGGGAGACAAAGCCCGCAACCGGCTCACGGCCCTGAAAATGCCCACGCCTGTTTACACAGATGCTGTTATCCCAAATTATGAACAGCGAAATCCCCCGCCGCAGCTGCAAGCTGCCTTATCGCCTGCTGAATCAATGTTATTAACGCAGGTGCCGGTAGATTTTGAATTGAAACTATTTGCCGCTGAACCCGATATCATTAACCCAATTTACATGAACTGGGATGAAAAGGGACGCCTATGGGTCATTGAAACTGTCGACTACCCGAATACAGTTTTGGAAGACAAACAAAAGGGAGATGACCGTATCAAAATACTTGAAGATACCGATGGTGATGGTAAAGCAGATAAGATCACCTTATTCGCAGACAAACTGAATATTCCGACAAGCTTTACTTTTCATAAAAATGGCATCATTGTTTCGCAGGCACCTTATTTCATTTCTTTACAGGATTTGAATGGAGATGATAAAGCAGATCAACGAGATACCATCATGACCGGTTGGGGCGTTTTTGATACACATGCTGGTCCGTCTAATTTGCGGTATGGATTTGATAACACCATTTGGGGGACTGTAGGTTATTCTGGTTTCAAAGGAAAAGTAGGTAATGATTCAATGGAATTTTCCATGGGCCTGTATCATTTTCAACAAGACGGGCAGCAACTGGAATTTCTGTCGACCACCAGCAACAATACCTGGGGATTGGGGTTTTCAGAAGAATTTGATGTATTTATTTCAACGGCCAATAATACCCATAGCGGTTTTTATGGACTGCCTAAAAAGGTCCTGGATCTTGCGTTGGATAAAAAAACCGGCATAGATAAAATCGACAACCATTATGCCATGCACGTGGTTACCAAAAACCTGCGGCAGGTGGATGTTTTCGGTGGATTCACTGCTGCAGCGGGCCACAACTTATATACCGCCAGGAATTTTCCCAGGGAATACTGGAACCGGGTCGCATTTGTCTGTGAACCGACCGGAAGACTCATCCACCAACACGTCCTTGAAAAAAACGGTGCCGGATTTAAAGAGAAAGGCGACGGCTGGAATATACTAGCCAGTGCAGATGAATGGATGGGACCCATCCAGGCTGAAGTTGGCCCGGATGGCGCTTTATGGGTGGCGGACTGGTATAATTTTATCATCCAGCACAATCCAACGCCCCCGGGTTTTGGAAACGGAAAGGGCAATGCACATATCAACCCTTTACGGGACCATGACCGTGGAAGGATCTACAGGATTGTTTATAAAAACGCAAAGCCTTCCAACCTGACATCCCTGGATAAAAAAGATTCAAAGGCTTTGGTCAAAGCATTGTCTGATGACAACATGTTTTGGCGAATGCATGCACAAAGACTACTGGTGGAGGCTGGCAATACAACTGTGCTGCCTGCCCTGTATAAAATAGTAAAGGATGAAAGTCTCGATGAAGCAGGGATCAATGCACCAGCCATTCATGCATTATGGACTATGCATGGCCTGCATGCAATGAACGGCGATAACCAGCAAGCGCTTGATGTTGCCTTGAAAGCGCTGCAACATCCAGCTGCAGGCGTGCGAAAAGCAGCCATCCAGGTGCTACCAGGAAATGCAGCATTAACCGGCCAGCTAAAAACAGCCGGTGTTTTCAAAGACAAAGATTTGCGGGTTAGATTGGCTGCACTATTGGCTTTATCCGGCTTCCCCGAATCAGTTGAAAAAACGGACATCATTGCCGACATGGCCAGGCAACCGGACAATATCAATGATCGCTGGATCAAAGAAGCGTTAGAAATTCTATCCCCAACTACAATTGTGGAACCAGCCATTACTGCAGCAGCAGAACCGAATGCAAAATTTGATCAGCTCATCCGGCTGAAAGTAGTCAAAGAGGCCATGAAATATGATCAACAAAAATTCTCTGTAAAAGCAGGAAGCACCATAAAAATTGAATTGCAGAATCCTGATTTCATGCAACACAACCTGCTCGTATTGCAACCAGGCACCATTGATAAGGTAGGTGCTGCAGCTGATGAACTCGCAAAATCTCCAGCTGGCATTACCCAACAATATGTGCCGAAAATGCCGGAAGTACTGGCCAGTACGCCATTGATTAATCCAGGCGGCACTTACGCATTCATACTGAAAGTCCCCGGTACACCGGGTGATTATCCGTATATCTGTTCCTTCCCCGGCCATTGGCGTATCATGAAGGGAATAATGCAAGTGATTAAATAA
- a CDS encoding aldo/keto reductase: protein MIPLAKLGSEGLITSRLGLGCMGMSEFYGHHDDAESLRVLDRAVDLGIVFWDTADMYGPYTNEVLVGKSLKKHRQKILLATKFGFVRGEDPAARGINGRPEYVMSSCEGSLKRLETDMIDLYYLHRKDPNTPIEDTVGAMAKLVSQGKIRGIGLSEVSVETLRKAHAVHPITAVQSEYSLWTRDPEEGMLKACKELGIAFVAYSPLGRGFLTGQIKRIEDFEPDDWRRFSPRFQGDNFRKNLDLVDQVAAIAAEKQCTPSQLALAWVLAQGEHIFPIPGTKRIKYLEENAAAFNVQLNPDDLSRLHEVFSAGVAGDRYPELGMKFING from the coding sequence ATGATACCGTTAGCAAAACTTGGCAGTGAAGGGCTTATTACTTCCCGGCTTGGCCTGGGTTGTATGGGCATGAGTGAATTTTATGGCCATCATGATGATGCAGAGAGCCTGCGTGTATTGGACCGGGCTGTTGATCTGGGCATTGTATTCTGGGATACGGCCGATATGTATGGGCCGTATACCAATGAAGTGCTGGTTGGGAAGTCCCTTAAAAAGCATCGGCAAAAAATTCTGCTGGCTACGAAATTCGGATTCGTTCGTGGCGAAGATCCTGCAGCGAGGGGCATCAATGGCCGGCCCGAATATGTGATGTCTTCCTGTGAAGGCAGTTTAAAAAGACTGGAAACTGATATGATCGACCTTTATTACCTGCACCGCAAGGATCCGAATACACCGATCGAAGATACGGTTGGTGCAATGGCAAAGCTGGTCAGCCAGGGAAAGATCCGGGGCATTGGCTTAAGCGAAGTTTCAGTTGAAACTTTGCGTAAAGCACATGCTGTGCATCCCATCACAGCCGTGCAAAGTGAATATTCTTTATGGACCCGCGATCCGGAGGAAGGTATGTTGAAGGCTTGCAAAGAATTGGGCATCGCCTTCGTCGCGTATAGTCCATTAGGACGCGGGTTTCTCACAGGACAGATCAAACGCATCGAAGATTTTGAGCCGGATGACTGGCGCAGGTTTAGTCCAAGGTTCCAGGGGGATAATTTCCGTAAGAACCTGGACCTTGTGGATCAGGTAGCTGCTATTGCTGCAGAGAAGCAATGCACACCTTCCCAGCTTGCACTGGCCTGGGTATTGGCGCAGGGCGAACATATCTTCCCGATACCCGGTACCAAACGCATCAAATACCTGGAAGAAAATGCAGCTGCGTTCAATGTACAATTAAATCCGGATGACCTGTCGCGACTGCACGAGGTATTCAGTGCCGGAGTTGCCGGCGACCGTTATCCCGAATTGGGCATGAAATTTATCAACGGATGA
- a CDS encoding AraC family transcriptional regulator has translation MKAAVHKSTIPASQLFVIKELREKHFDPTWHAHSEFQLFVVLEGTGTRFIGDNIKTFKPGELILTGPNLPHLWRSDEIYFSKKSELLTHGIVIYLNEHFLGEKSLDKEEMIGVKKMFSKSMRGLEFYGERKERAIVLMKEITALNGLERVIGLLQILHLLAATKEYHFISRSSYPDPFKQVETARANIVYEYVIRNFRKKINLEEVACLVHMTPTSFSRYFTRNSNKTFSAFVGEVRIRQACKLLVETEQSIEEICYECGFNTLSNFNRQFKELMNDNPSSYRKRFMAL, from the coding sequence ATGAAAGCAGCAGTACATAAGTCAACCATTCCTGCATCCCAGTTATTTGTAATTAAGGAATTGCGGGAAAAACATTTTGACCCCACCTGGCATGCGCATTCTGAGTTCCAGTTATTTGTTGTGCTGGAAGGTACCGGAACTCGTTTTATCGGTGATAATATCAAAACCTTCAAACCGGGTGAATTAATATTAACCGGACCAAACCTGCCCCATCTATGGCGCAGCGATGAAATATATTTTTCAAAAAAAAGTGAGTTACTGACCCATGGCATTGTTATTTACCTGAATGAACATTTTTTAGGGGAAAAAAGCCTCGATAAGGAAGAGATGATCGGTGTGAAAAAAATGTTTTCAAAATCTATGCGGGGATTGGAGTTTTATGGTGAAAGAAAAGAACGGGCAATTGTTTTAATGAAGGAGATCACTGCGTTAAATGGGTTGGAGCGGGTGATCGGTCTGCTGCAAATTTTGCACCTGCTGGCTGCGACTAAAGAATACCATTTTATTTCCCGGTCATCCTATCCAGATCCATTTAAGCAGGTTGAGACCGCACGGGCTAATATCGTTTATGAGTACGTGATCAGGAACTTCAGGAAAAAAATCAACCTCGAAGAAGTGGCTTGCCTGGTGCATATGACGCCAACATCTTTCAGCCGGTATTTTACACGGAATAGCAATAAGACCTTTTCAGCTTTTGTGGGTGAGGTAAGGATCAGGCAAGCGTGTAAACTGTTGGTAGAAACCGAACAGTCCATTGAAGAAATCTGCTATGAATGCGGCTTTAATACCCTTTCAAATTTCAACAGGCAGTTTAAGGAGTTAATGAATGATAATCCATCTTCCTACAGGAAAAGGTTCATGGCCTTATGA
- a CDS encoding carbohydrate-binding family 9-like protein, producing the protein MKQAPDYIAHKIEGAIVIDGDTTKKVWQHAQWSKRFVDMVTGEPGMYNTQSAIVWNDTHVYFAFEAEEPFLEAKLTARDSIIFLENDLELLIDGQDCYYELEINAANTLYEVFFIWKDAYTKGSRFDIPEFDVHQPQAYTFGGDYDRTGASFWKGRHPRGIRWAFTNFDLPGLETAVQLQGSLNDHRDIDKGWTLEIAIPWTSLGLLANGRSIPPREGDIWNMFLGRFQKLMAGGQEVTPHPAMAMTSHGVYDTHLPDKWSKILFRTY; encoded by the coding sequence ATGAAACAAGCACCAGATTATATCGCGCATAAAATTGAAGGAGCCATAGTCATCGATGGCGATACCACAAAAAAAGTATGGCAGCACGCTCAATGGAGTAAGCGTTTTGTAGACATGGTGACCGGCGAACCGGGTATGTATAATACCCAATCGGCCATTGTCTGGAATGATACCCATGTGTATTTTGCTTTTGAAGCAGAAGAACCATTCCTTGAGGCAAAACTGACAGCCCGCGACAGTATCATTTTTTTAGAGAACGACCTTGAGCTGCTGATCGATGGGCAGGATTGTTATTATGAATTGGAGATCAACGCTGCCAATACTCTTTACGAGGTTTTCTTTATCTGGAAAGATGCCTATACAAAGGGAAGCCGGTTTGATATTCCGGAGTTTGATGTTCACCAGCCGCAGGCGTATACATTTGGCGGTGATTATGATCGCACCGGAGCCAGTTTCTGGAAGGGAAGGCATCCCCGCGGAATCAGGTGGGCATTTACAAATTTTGATTTGCCGGGACTGGAAACTGCCGTGCAGTTGCAGGGATCGCTTAATGATCACCGTGATATCGATAAAGGCTGGACTTTGGAAATTGCCATCCCCTGGACCAGCCTTGGTTTGCTGGCCAACGGCCGGTCCATTCCGCCCCGGGAAGGTGATATATGGAATATGTTTCTCGGAAGGTTCCAGAAACTGATGGCCGGCGGACAGGAAGTGACACCACATCCGGCTATGGCAATGACTTCACATGGTGTGTATGATACACACCTGCCTGATAAGTGGAGCAAAATATTATTTAGAACTTATTAG
- a CDS encoding cytochrome b/b6 domain-containing protein — MSTPAAADKVFFQDAKPAAIRLWHWLLVVFLFSSVITVLFGSTLFKTKPNVAMVLEQVQQEGGTISEKQAWVVAHEFSDKLWMLHKFIGYGLSLLFLWRIIAEITLSKEKKLFARIRTAVQYPGNSPENNHYKMVQNTYLVFYSLFLVMVLTGLILAYEDIKFLKPIHEPAEEIHGFVQYGLYGFIVFHIIGVIRADMGRYGGIVSRMINGK; from the coding sequence ATGTCGACCCCTGCTGCTGCCGATAAAGTATTCTTCCAGGACGCTAAACCTGCCGCCATACGGCTCTGGCACTGGCTGCTGGTGGTATTTTTATTTTCATCCGTCATCACTGTTTTATTTGGTTCCACCCTTTTTAAAACCAAGCCCAATGTGGCGATGGTGCTGGAACAAGTGCAGCAGGAGGGCGGTACAATTTCTGAAAAGCAGGCCTGGGTTGTGGCGCATGAATTCAGTGATAAATTGTGGATGTTACACAAGTTTATTGGGTATGGGTTATCATTGTTGTTCCTATGGCGGATCATTGCTGAAATTACCCTGTCAAAAGAGAAAAAACTGTTTGCACGTATCCGCACAGCGGTGCAATATCCCGGCAATTCGCCCGAAAACAACCATTATAAGATGGTGCAGAATACCTACCTGGTTTTTTATAGTTTGTTTTTGGTGATGGTATTAACCGGATTGATATTGGCTTATGAAGACATCAAATTTTTAAAGCCCATTCATGAACCTGCGGAAGAGATCCATGGATTCGTGCAATATGGTTTGTATGGGTTTATCGTCTTCCATATTATTGGCGTGATCAGGGCCGACATGGGCCGGTATGGTGGAATTGTATCAAGAATGATAAATGGAAAATAA
- a CDS encoding Gfo/Idh/MocA family protein — protein MRIQIKQFYLAFALLALILPGFNPTAGAQQSGPVRLAVAGIAHGHNSWLLNRKDDAIIQLAGIYEPSKELADAMAAQYKLDKSLFYSDLGNMLDKIKPDGVLGFGPTNSHLSVVEACAPRGIPVMVEKPLATTAAEANKMLALSKKYNTQVLTNFETSWYPVTDKAYQLATDTSFMGIIRKVVVHDGHMGPKEIGVQPWFFEWLTDPVKNGGGGALMDFGCYGANLMTYLMKGQVPTSVTCVTQQLKPAIYPKVDDEATIILTYPTAQCIIQASWSWPYHRKDMEVYGEAGYAISSTNKDLRIKGRNSPEQVLVLKPEETNTYTDPFLYFADVIRKKISVPHYGLYSLETNMIVARILEAAKISAQTGKTVTLNK, from the coding sequence ATGCGTATACAAATCAAACAATTTTATTTGGCATTTGCCTTGCTGGCGCTGATCCTTCCGGGATTTAATCCTACTGCCGGTGCACAGCAAAGCGGACCGGTTCGCCTTGCAGTAGCAGGTATAGCGCATGGACATAATTCCTGGCTGTTGAACCGCAAGGATGATGCGATCATCCAACTGGCGGGCATCTACGAGCCCAGTAAAGAACTGGCCGATGCCATGGCGGCCCAATACAAACTCGACAAATCCCTGTTTTATTCGGACCTCGGCAACATGCTCGATAAAATAAAACCTGATGGCGTACTGGGATTCGGTCCCACTAATTCACACCTAAGTGTTGTGGAAGCCTGTGCTCCCCGGGGAATCCCGGTAATGGTGGAAAAGCCCCTGGCCACCACAGCTGCTGAAGCGAATAAAATGCTGGCACTATCAAAAAAATATAATACCCAGGTATTGACCAATTTTGAAACCTCCTGGTACCCGGTCACCGACAAAGCCTACCAGTTGGCAACAGACACTTCATTTATGGGCATTATAAGGAAAGTGGTGGTACACGATGGACATATGGGTCCGAAGGAGATAGGCGTTCAGCCCTGGTTTTTTGAATGGCTAACCGACCCAGTGAAAAATGGGGGTGGTGGTGCATTGATGGATTTTGGATGTTATGGTGCCAACCTCATGACCTACCTTATGAAGGGCCAGGTGCCGACTTCCGTCACCTGCGTCACCCAGCAACTGAAACCAGCCATATACCCGAAAGTAGATGATGAAGCCACCATTATCCTGACCTACCCGACCGCACAATGCATCATACAGGCTTCCTGGAGCTGGCCTTACCACCGAAAGGATATGGAAGTATATGGAGAAGCAGGGTACGCCATTTCATCTACCAATAAAGACTTGCGCATCAAAGGCAGGAACTCACCCGAACAGGTATTGGTGCTGAAACCCGAAGAAACCAACACCTATACAGATCCATTTTTGTATTTCGCTGATGTGATCCGCAAAAAGATCAGTGTCCCGCATTATGGATTGTATTCACTGGAAACAAATATGATTGTTGCACGTATCCTGGAGGCAGCAAAGATCTCAGCCCAAACCGGGAAGACCGTTACTTTAAACAAGTGA
- a CDS encoding Gfo/Idh/MocA family oxidoreductase, translated as MKNIRVLVVGCGNMGASHAQAYHQLEGFTICGIVSRGNSKVLLNDLLGGGFALFDQYEEALAKTNPDAVCISTYPETHEDYAIQALEKGCHVFIEKPLADTVAGAERVVAAARKAGKKLVTGYILRHHPSWQYFIQVAHGLGKPLVMRMNLNQQSHGRMWTVHRNLMQSLSPIVDCGVHYIDVMCQMTRSKPVQVSAIGARLTEDIPAGNYNYGQLQIRFEDGSVGWYEAGWGPMISETAFFVKDVIGPKGAVSIVAKSASAAGHSDDIGSHTKTESIRIHHADIDAQDEFIKKDEWVDLDDEPDHQELCNREQLYFLNAIHHDLDLTDHMEDAVNSLRIAFACDESVRTGQVVLL; from the coding sequence ATGAAAAATATCAGGGTTTTAGTAGTTGGTTGCGGAAATATGGGTGCATCCCATGCGCAAGCCTACCATCAATTGGAAGGATTTACAATTTGCGGCATTGTTTCCAGGGGAAACAGTAAAGTGTTGTTGAATGATTTGCTGGGTGGCGGGTTTGCTTTATTCGATCAATATGAAGAAGCATTGGCAAAAACGAACCCGGATGCGGTATGCATTTCAACTTATCCGGAAACACATGAAGATTATGCCATTCAGGCACTGGAGAAAGGTTGCCATGTTTTCATTGAAAAGCCTTTGGCAGATACCGTGGCCGGAGCAGAAAGGGTAGTAGCTGCTGCAAGGAAGGCTGGCAAAAAATTGGTCACCGGTTATATTTTAAGGCATCACCCTTCCTGGCAATATTTTATCCAGGTGGCACACGGACTGGGCAAACCCCTGGTGATGCGCATGAACCTCAACCAGCAATCACATGGCCGCATGTGGACGGTACACCGTAACCTCATGCAAAGCCTGAGTCCGATCGTGGATTGCGGTGTACATTATATTGATGTGATGTGCCAGATGACACGTTCAAAACCGGTACAGGTCAGTGCCATTGGTGCAAGGCTTACTGAAGATATCCCGGCTGGCAACTATAACTATGGACAATTGCAGATCCGTTTTGAAGATGGTTCTGTAGGTTGGTATGAAGCCGGATGGGGACCGATGATCAGCGAAACGGCATTTTTTGTGAAAGACGTGATAGGACCTAAAGGTGCGGTTTCCATTGTGGCAAAATCAGCCAGTGCGGCAGGCCATTCTGATGATATAGGATCACATACCAAAACAGAGTCTATCAGGATCCATCATGCCGATATTGACGCACAGGACGAGTTCATCAAAAAAGATGAATGGGTTGACCTGGATGATGAACCCGACCACCAGGAACTTTGTAACCGTGAGCAATTATATTTCCTGAATGCAATACACCATGACCTGGATCTAACTGATCATATGGAAGATGCTGTCAATAGCCTGCGGATCGCTTTTGCCTGTGATGAATCGGTTAGGACAGGACAGGTGGTATTACTGTAA
- a CDS encoding helix-turn-helix transcriptional regulator gives MKNTLRIERAILNITQADLAEQVQVSRQTINAIESNKYVPSTVLALKIARYFQKRLEDIFILEDTD, from the coding sequence ATGAAAAATACCCTCCGTATTGAACGGGCTATCCTGAATATTACCCAGGCAGACCTGGCAGAACAGGTGCAGGTCTCAAGGCAAACGATCAACGCTATTGAGAGCAATAAGTACGTGCCTTCCACTGTGCTGGCGCTAAAGATCGCCCGCTATTTCCAAAAAAGGCTGGAAGATATTTTTATATTGGAAGATACTGATTAG
- a CDS encoding Gfo/Idh/MocA family oxidoreductase, giving the protein MHKKPINVAIIGLGFGAEFIPIYQRHPDANMYAICQRDTKKLNQIGEAFGIEKRYASYEELLSDPAIDAVHINTPIQNHAAQSIQALKAGKHVACTVPMATTVEECRQIVDLTEATGLTYMMMETVVYSREFLYIKSLSESGELGKLQFLRASHQQEMAGWPGYWEGLPPMFYATHCVAPVVALAKKDAEYISCMGSGRIDENLVSKYGSPFAIETCHIKFRDSDLAAEVTRSLFNTARQYRESFDVYGSKKSFEWTLIEHEPSVLHTGEIPEKVSIPDFAHLLPEAIQSFTTGGVYDAKDNQHLSFIQGAGHGGSHPHLVHEFISALVEKRPAYPDARQSANITCVGILAHESAMNGGKIIHLPEFTLS; this is encoded by the coding sequence ATGCACAAAAAACCCATTAATGTAGCGATTATCGGACTAGGATTTGGAGCAGAATTTATACCGATTTACCAGCGCCACCCTGATGCAAATATGTATGCGATTTGCCAGCGGGATACTAAAAAACTGAACCAGATCGGCGAAGCTTTTGGCATTGAAAAACGATATGCCAGTTACGAGGAACTATTATCGGATCCGGCAATTGATGCCGTGCATATCAACACCCCCATTCAGAACCACGCAGCACAGTCCATCCAGGCACTGAAAGCCGGCAAGCATGTGGCCTGTACCGTCCCTATGGCAACAACGGTGGAAGAATGCCGACAGATAGTTGACCTGACAGAAGCTACCGGCCTCACTTATATGATGATGGAAACAGTAGTGTACAGCAGGGAATTTTTGTATATCAAAAGCCTTTCAGAATCCGGCGAACTGGGTAAGCTACAATTCCTGCGGGCTTCGCACCAGCAGGAAATGGCTGGATGGCCTGGTTATTGGGAAGGTTTGCCACCCATGTTTTATGCCACGCACTGTGTGGCACCTGTAGTGGCATTGGCCAAAAAAGACGCAGAATATATATCCTGCATGGGATCAGGCCGCATTGATGAAAACCTTGTGAGCAAGTATGGATCACCATTTGCCATTGAAACCTGCCATATTAAATTCCGCGATTCAGACCTCGCTGCCGAAGTAACCCGTTCCCTATTCAACACAGCCCGGCAATACCGCGAAAGCTTTGATGTATATGGTTCTAAAAAAAGTTTTGAATGGACCTTAATCGAACATGAACCTTCCGTCCTGCATACTGGAGAAATACCCGAAAAAGTAAGTATTCCAGATTTTGCCCACCTGCTTCCGGAAGCTATTCAGTCATTTACTACCGGTGGAGTTTACGATGCGAAGGACAACCAGCACCTGTCATTTATACAAGGTGCCGGGCATGGCGGTTCCCATCCCCACCTGGTACATGAATTCATCAGTGCTTTGGTGGAAAAAAGACCAGCCTATCCAGATGCCCGGCAATCGGCTAATATTACCTGCGTCGGAATCCTGGCCCATGAATCTGCCATGAATGGTGGAAAAATTATTCACTTACCGGAATTTACATTATCATAA